The sequence GCTTGACCCGTGAGCGGCTGGCACTGCAGGGCTGGCAGAGGAAGTCGGGAGTTGGGTGGCATCCTTGACCCTCCCTCTGGCAAcagaacacccctcccccaccccgggtggTTCTTCCTCTGGGCCCAGCTACTTATCCAAATGGGGATAATGAGGCTTGCCCAGCTGGCCGAGTGATGGGGAGGAGTCATTAGCCCCGGTTTGGACGAAGCTGCTTTAGAGGGTGGAGCCCGGCCCGACTGGCACGCGGGGACTCGGGGCTGACATGACGAATGCCGAAGCCGTGATGCCCGGGCCGGTGCGTCCCTCACCCATTGCTGCCCTGTTCTCCCTTCGGGCATGGGCAGAATCGGCCGCACGTGTCCGCCCAGGTGGGCAGACAGCAGCGAGCTGCTTGTGCAGGGCCCTCGGAGCCTGGCCACGCTcctcttgcctccctccctccctccttccccagtccCAGAAGGGCTTCCTGCCCTACTTTAAATGCAGTCGAAAACACAAAAAGCTGGCGAAGCATTTACTGAACCTCCTCGTGGTCCTCTGCCCTGGCCTCTAGCTGTCCCCTGAAGAGGAGGAGAAGCGCCGGATCCGGAGGGAGAGGAACAAGCTGGCTGCAGCCAAGTGCCGGAACCGTCGCCGGGAGCTGACAGAGAAGCTGCAGGCGGTGAGGAGCTCTGCGCGGGGCGGGGGCGCTTCTGGGAGGGCCCGAGTgagagccccagggcccctggcccATCCACCTTTCCCTCGCCCACTGGTGGCCTGCCGCCGGGGCAGTGGAGATGCACATGCCTGCCCTCGagcatgtgggggggggggggcattgtcCTGATTACGGaaagaggggatggagggagctGGGCTTGGGCCCCAGCTGCGCCCCTAGAGGAGGGCTGGACAACCTCACGGGGCCCAGCGCCCTGTTCCCTCAGTGCCTGGGCTGCCCCTGCTCTCCGAGCCgctggggccccggggaggggtggcaggtggTGCTGGCAGTGGCAGGCCCGGGAGCCGAGGCAGGCCGAGACCTGCCCTCCGGGGCTGCTTCCCAAGGTTGCAGCCAACCCCTGCCTGACGCCGGCAGGAGTggcccagcccagctccagggacctggtgtgggcagggcggggcctgcTCTTGGCTCCTTCATCTCCGCAGGGGACCTGATGCCCCCTGGTCTAATGGCGATGGCCCACATGTCAGCCCGCAGGTACTCTCTCGGGGTTTTCTCAGAGCTTTCTTCAGCAGGAGGGTTCTCTGCCTCTGCTGTGAGCCCAAAGCTGTGGCCTTGGTACCTCATTCTGTTCTTGTGAGTCACTCTTCCCTGCTGCCTAATTGCCCGCACCTGGGGGCCCATGCCTCTGCCCGAGAGCCTGAGCCGACCCACGCCATGGAGCTCCCACCAGAGCCTAGCTCTACGGGATGGGCTGTCCGGCGAGCGGAGGAAGCCCGGAGCTAGGACTGGCTCCCCTGGGTGGAGTGGCCTCAAAGGAGGAGGCGAGGGAAACTGTGTCGGGGGTCCTGACAGTGAGCAGCCAGCGGGAGGCTTTCGAAATACAAACTGCCCGGCACATCCCATCcctttattcatttaatcctcttgGGCACCGTTtccctgcctcggtttccttTTGTCCAGCCTGGAGCCCTGGCGCTTGGGTCTCGCAGGTGTGCTGCGTGAATTCTGCACTGCCTGTTCCAGTGTCCCGTGGGGGTGCTGGctacaggtgggggtggggggagtgggagttCCCTGCTGCCGGGTGAGGCGGTCGGCCCTCCACGGCGAGACTCCCCCAGGAGAGTCTGTTGCGCCGCCAACCTTTCAGGGGGCCAGGCCCTCTGGGTCTGCCCTGGGCACTCCTTACCACCAGCCCCAGAGTAgcccgcccctgcctccctccccgccctccccacaaAGCCTCACACCCTactcccccgctccccacccccagcccagccacgcAGGCCCCTGAGCCACATCCTCCACAGGAAACCTCTCATGAGCTCATGACGCTCATCGCCCTTGAGATGGATGGAAACTTTTTTTCACTCCGGAATAGGCTGCACTCCGAGTCGTGCGGCTCTGGCCCCGCAGCGGCTCGTGCCTGAGCGGGAACCTGTGTTAGGGGaaaagtggggaggaggaggaggaggaggaggaggaggccggtGACACACACCTTCTCGCCTTCCGTGACCGCCCCTCCACGGGCATGCGCTGCTTCTCTGGCTTTGCACGAAAGCCGGAATGAGCGGAGGTCTCGGCGTCGGGCCTGCCGTCCGCACAGGCTTGCTCGGGCAGCGGGGCTCCTCGGCTGTCAAGCCCAGGGGCCGGGCTGAACGCTCTGCGGGGCTCTCTGAATCCAAACACATGCCGCTGAGCTCAGAGTGCAGAAGGGAAGAGGGGCCGTGACGGCCCGGCCAGGGCTGGCCGAACACTTCCCACAAGCCAGGCGGTGTTGCGGGCTCGCGAGTCTAGGCTGTCCCTGCTGCTGCGCAGCCCGGAGTTCAGGGTGTGCGTCCAAACAGGCCCCGGAGTCAGGTCACCGAGGTCAGATCTGAGGTCAGCAGGCCACCCACCTGGTGGctctgtgacttcaggcaagttacTACACTTCCCCGAACCTGtctccttatctgcaaaatgggtggGTGATAATGCCCGCTTCAAAACACTGCTGGAGGATCGACTGAGATAAGGCCTGGGAAGCGCTTATCACGGTGCCCGGCACAAAGTGAGCGCTGGGCCGTGGCCGCCACAGTGGtcacctcccctttcctcccagccACCCTGCTCCTGTCTCTGTCTGGAGCTTCCTGTGTCAAAGGAACCGGGAGCCTCCGGATAACTCACAGCCCGTGGGGTCTGTGGCCGGCCGTGAGCTGGCCACGTTCACCATCGGTGCTCTGAAGACATTGCTGAATTTCCCTTTCTCCCCGGATTTGAATGCCACCACGCTGCCACCCCCTCCAAGCGGGTCCCTGGCAGGTCTGTGTCCCTTacatgcctctctttctcccgtaGGAGACAGAGGAACTGGAGGAGGAGAAGTCAGGCCTGCAAAAGGAGATCGCCGAActgcagaaggagaaggagaagctggAGTTCATGCTGGTGGCCCACGGGCCCGTGTGCAAGATCAGCCCTGAGGAGCGCCGatcgccccccgccccggggcttCAGCCCCTGCGCAGTGGGGGTGGCGTGGGCGTGGGCGCCGTGGTGGTGAAACAGGAGCCCCTGGAAGAGGACAGCCCCTCGCCCTCCTCGGCGGGGCTGGACAAGGCCCAGCGCTCCGTCATCAAGCCCATCAGCATCGCGGGGAGCTTCTACGGCGAGGagcccctgcacacccccatcgTGGTGACCTCCACACCGGCCATCACTCCGGGCACCTCGAACCTCGTCTTCACCTACCCCAGCGTCCTGGAGCAGGAGTCGCCGGCGTCACCCTCCGAGTCCTGCTCCAAGGCCCACCGCAGAAGCAGTAGCAGCGGGGACCAGTCCTCAGACTCCTTGAACTCCCCGACCCTGCTGGCGCTGTAGCCCTGCTCCAGGGCTGCGAGGGCACCAGGGGGTTCTGCCGGAGAGCCGCTGGCTCTGGGGAGACCCAGGTGGGATTTGGCAGTGAAGCACTGGAGGGCTGGGGTGATCTCTTGGAAGTCACGAAACCTCCTCCCTCGTTCGTCTTGCAAAGCGAATCCTGTTTCTTGAAAACCTTGGAGAACTCAGCGTAGTGGACTCGGGCATCCCTGGCTCCTGAAGAGCCTGAAGCTGGTGCGGACCGTTCCTGTCCCTCTGTCACGAAGCGTCTCCGGAGTGATGGCgaccctccccgccccgccgAGCATGCGCGGTGCCTTTGATTTCACCTTCCCTCCAACTGCCCCTTCCGTCCCCCAGTGTCAGTTTCACTTCCTCTCGGTTTTTATGAAATTTGCCATGACATTTCATCTGGGTGGTCTGAACATGGAAACTCTCCATTCCTGGAGATGGGGCAGCAGGTGGCCCCTTTGCTGGGGCCGACGTGCCCAGGAGGGGACAGTCAACGTGCAATACAGAACCTTCCCCCT is a genomic window of Phyllostomus discolor isolate MPI-MPIP mPhyDis1 chromosome 6, mPhyDis1.pri.v3, whole genome shotgun sequence containing:
- the FOSL2 gene encoding fos-related antigen 2, with translation MYQDYPGNFDTSSRGSSGSPAHAESYSSGGGGQQKFRVDMPGSGSAFIPTINAITTSQDLQWMVQPTVITSMSNPYTRSHPYSPLPGLASVPGHMALPRPGVIKTIGTTVGRRRRDEQLSPEEEEKRRIRRERNKLAAAKCRNRRRELTEKLQAETEELEEEKSGLQKEIAELQKEKEKLEFMLVAHGPVCKISPEERRSPPAPGLQPLRSGGGVGVGAVVVKQEPLEEDSPSPSSAGLDKAQRSVIKPISIAGSFYGEEPLHTPIVVTSTPAITPGTSNLVFTYPSVLEQESPASPSESCSKAHRRSSSSGDQSSDSLNSPTLLAL